A genomic stretch from Numida meleagris isolate 19003 breed g44 Domestic line chromosome 2, NumMel1.0, whole genome shotgun sequence includes:
- the LOC110393634 gene encoding predicted GPI-anchored protein 58 isoform X2 — MAPRDWVVGTVGRRLASRCFRAQLTAPRAARPHIASPKAPGASRPPRGPEPPASERCPVPLHHRTPQAELRRAAPSPPPPPHAARSLPGLTEEPGGHRGAPDPAAAEGAERRAGSRAQVRALPPGRQRPEPERCRCSLGTAGSAAPERPGAGRGEQRIAEELGAPGKGLNPVPRLQALLWAAVPPS, encoded by the exons ATGGCACCACGGGACTGGGTTGTAGGCACAGTTGGAAGGCGGCTTG CGTCGAGGTGCTTCCGAGCCCAACTCACCGCTCCCCGAGCAGCAAGGCCCCACATCGCTTCCCCGAAAGCTCCCGGCGCTTCCCGACCCCCCCGTGGCCCCGAG CCCCCGGCATCCGAAAGGTGCCCGGTTCCCCTGCACCATCGCACACCGCAAGCCGAACTCCGCCGAGCTGCCCCGAGCCCTCCGCCCCCGCCGCACGCAGCGCGGAGCCTCCCCGGGCTCACAGAGGAGCCGGGAGGACACCGCGGAGCTCCCGACCCCGCGGCTGCTGAGGGAGCAGAGCGGCGTGCGGGATCCCGGGCGCAGGTAAGAGCGCTTCCCCCTGGCCGGCAGCGCCCGGAGCCCGAGAGGTGCCGCTGCTCGCTGGGGACCGCGGGTTCGGCCGCTCCCGAACGGCccggggcagggaggggagagcagcGCATCGCGGAGGAGCTCGGAGCTCCCGGGAAGGGGTTAAACCCCGTCCCGAGGCTGCAGGCGCTGCTCTGGGCGGCCGTGCCGCCTTCCTGA
- the LOC110393634 gene encoding uncharacterized protein LOC110393634 isoform X5, which yields MQGPNRCLRRGTCPSPARSRGSFHPCSHTRASPTSPLHQRRGASEPNSPLPEQQGPTSLPRKLPALPDPPVAPSPRHPKGARFPCTIAHRKPNSAELPRALRPRRTQRGASPGSQRSREDTAELPTPRLLREQSGVRDPGRRCESCCG from the exons ATGCAGGGGCCGAACCGCTGTCTGAGGAGGGGCacctgccccagcccagccagGAGCCGGGGTTCGTTTCACCCCTGTTCGCACACACGCGCCAGCCCTACATCTCCCTTACACCAG CGTCGAGGTGCTTCCGAGCCCAACTCACCGCTCCCCGAGCAGCAAGGCCCCACATCGCTTCCCCGAAAGCTCCCGGCGCTTCCCGACCCCCCCGTGGCCCCGAG CCCCCGGCATCCGAAAGGTGCCCGGTTCCCCTGCACCATCGCACACCGCAAGCCGAACTCCGCCGAGCTGCCCCGAGCCCTCCGCCCCCGCCGCACGCAGCGCGGAGCCTCCCCGGGCTCACAGAGGAGCCGGGAGGACACCGCGGAGCTCCCGACCCCGCGGCTGCTGAGGGAGCAGAGCGGCGTGCGGGATCCCGGGCGCAG ATGTGAAAGTTGCTGTGGCTGA
- the LOC110393634 gene encoding uncharacterized protein LOC110393634 isoform X3, producing MQGPNRCLRRGTCPSPARSRGSFHPCSHTRASPTSPLHQRRGASEPNSPLPEQQGPTSLPRKLPALPDPPVAPSPRHPKGARFPCTIAHRKPNSAELPRALRPRRTQRGASPGSQRSREDTAELPTPRLLREQSGVRDPGRRNNVIEIGAAHCT from the exons ATGCAGGGGCCGAACCGCTGTCTGAGGAGGGGCacctgccccagcccagccagGAGCCGGGGTTCGTTTCACCCCTGTTCGCACACACGCGCCAGCCCTACATCTCCCTTACACCAG CGTCGAGGTGCTTCCGAGCCCAACTCACCGCTCCCCGAGCAGCAAGGCCCCACATCGCTTCCCCGAAAGCTCCCGGCGCTTCCCGACCCCCCCGTGGCCCCGAG CCCCCGGCATCCGAAAGGTGCCCGGTTCCCCTGCACCATCGCACACCGCAAGCCGAACTCCGCCGAGCTGCCCCGAGCCCTCCGCCCCCGCCGCACGCAGCGCGGAGCCTCCCCGGGCTCACAGAGGAGCCGGGAGGACACCGCGGAGCTCCCGACCCCGCGGCTGCTGAGGGAGCAGAGCGGCGTGCGGGATCCCGGGCGCAG GAACAACGTAATCGAGATCGGAGCCGCTCATTGTACATGA
- the LOC110393634 gene encoding uncharacterized protein LOC110393634 isoform X4, whose translation MQGPNRCLRRGTCPSPARSRGSFHPCSHTRASPTSPLHQRRGASEPNSPLPEQQGPTSLPRKLPALPDPPVAPSPRHPKGARFPCTIAHRKPNSAELPRALRPRRTQRGASPGSQRSREDTAELPTPRLLREQSGVRDPGRRMHDCLVF comes from the exons ATGCAGGGGCCGAACCGCTGTCTGAGGAGGGGCacctgccccagcccagccagGAGCCGGGGTTCGTTTCACCCCTGTTCGCACACACGCGCCAGCCCTACATCTCCCTTACACCAG CGTCGAGGTGCTTCCGAGCCCAACTCACCGCTCCCCGAGCAGCAAGGCCCCACATCGCTTCCCCGAAAGCTCCCGGCGCTTCCCGACCCCCCCGTGGCCCCGAG CCCCCGGCATCCGAAAGGTGCCCGGTTCCCCTGCACCATCGCACACCGCAAGCCGAACTCCGCCGAGCTGCCCCGAGCCCTCCGCCCCCGCCGCACGCAGCGCGGAGCCTCCCCGGGCTCACAGAGGAGCCGGGAGGACACCGCGGAGCTCCCGACCCCGCGGCTGCTGAGGGAGCAGAGCGGCGTGCGGGATCCCGGGCGCAG AATGCATGACTGTTTGGTGTTCTGA
- the LOC110393634 gene encoding uncharacterized protein LOC110393634 isoform X1, translating into MAPRDWVVGTVGRRLASRCFRAQLTAPRAARPHIASPKAPGASRPPRGPEPPASERCPVPLHHRTPQAELRRAAPSPPPPPHAARSLPGLTEEPGGHRGAPDPAAAEGAERRAGSRAQEQRNRDRSRSLYMKINSALQRSHRSLRSLRSQSGCVFLSEIKIRLDCTRSCHYGFPALPFKAELHRTKHRAVPGAGQSSPSLHFQEHKSCPFLYLSTCK; encoded by the exons ATGGCACCACGGGACTGGGTTGTAGGCACAGTTGGAAGGCGGCTTG CGTCGAGGTGCTTCCGAGCCCAACTCACCGCTCCCCGAGCAGCAAGGCCCCACATCGCTTCCCCGAAAGCTCCCGGCGCTTCCCGACCCCCCCGTGGCCCCGAG CCCCCGGCATCCGAAAGGTGCCCGGTTCCCCTGCACCATCGCACACCGCAAGCCGAACTCCGCCGAGCTGCCCCGAGCCCTCCGCCCCCGCCGCACGCAGCGCGGAGCCTCCCCGGGCTCACAGAGGAGCCGGGAGGACACCGCGGAGCTCCCGACCCCGCGGCTGCTGAGGGAGCAGAGCGGCGTGCGGGATCCCGGGCGCAG GAACAACGTAATCGAGATCGGAGCCGCTCATTGTACATGAAGATTAATTCAGCATTACAAAGATCTCACAGATCACTGAGATCGCTAAGATCACAAAGCGGTTGTGtttttctcagtgaaattaaaatacGTTTGGACTGCACCAGGAGCTGTCATTACGGCTTTCCTGCCCTTCCGTTCAAGGCTGAGCTGCACAGGACCAAGCACAGAGCGGTGCCTGGGGCCGGGCAGAGCTCCCCAAGCCTGCATTTCCAAGAACACAAATCCTGTCCGTTTTTATACTTAAGTACGtgcaagtaa
- the LOC110393634 gene encoding predicted GPI-anchored protein 58 isoform X6, giving the protein MAPRDWVVGTVGRRLASRCFRAQLTAPRAARPHIASPKAPGASRPPRGPEPPASERCPVPLHHRTPQAELRRAAPSPPPPPHAARSLPGLTEEPGGHRGAPDPAAAEGAERRAGSRAQNA; this is encoded by the exons ATGGCACCACGGGACTGGGTTGTAGGCACAGTTGGAAGGCGGCTTG CGTCGAGGTGCTTCCGAGCCCAACTCACCGCTCCCCGAGCAGCAAGGCCCCACATCGCTTCCCCGAAAGCTCCCGGCGCTTCCCGACCCCCCCGTGGCCCCGAG CCCCCGGCATCCGAAAGGTGCCCGGTTCCCCTGCACCATCGCACACCGCAAGCCGAACTCCGCCGAGCTGCCCCGAGCCCTCCGCCCCCGCCGCACGCAGCGCGGAGCCTCCCCGGGCTCACAGAGGAGCCGGGAGGACACCGCGGAGCTCCCGACCCCGCGGCTGCTGAGGGAGCAGAGCGGCGTGCGGGATCCCGGGCGCAG AATGCATGA